The following are encoded in a window of Microbacterium sp. LWO13-1.2 genomic DNA:
- the rdgB gene encoding RdgB/HAM1 family non-canonical purine NTP pyrophosphatase — translation MKVVLATHNPHKVAEFQQIVAQTRPDLEIVGYDGPEPVEDGVTFEENALLKARAASAHTGLPALADDSGICVDVLGGSPGVFSAYWAGQQKDAAANLALLLDQLRDIADEHRAAQFISTIALVTPGGTEHVVVGSWPGRLAHSPAGIGGFGYDPIFIPDAQPDGAVRTVAEFTADEKQAQSHRARAFADLIPLLASL, via the coding sequence ATGAAGGTCGTCCTCGCGACGCACAATCCGCACAAGGTCGCCGAGTTCCAGCAGATCGTGGCGCAGACCCGGCCCGATCTCGAGATCGTCGGGTACGACGGCCCCGAGCCGGTCGAGGACGGCGTGACGTTCGAGGAGAACGCCCTGCTCAAGGCCCGTGCTGCGTCGGCGCACACCGGATTGCCGGCGCTCGCAGACGACTCCGGGATCTGCGTCGACGTGCTCGGCGGGTCTCCCGGCGTGTTCTCCGCGTACTGGGCCGGGCAGCAGAAGGATGCTGCCGCGAATCTCGCGCTGCTCCTGGACCAGCTTCGGGACATCGCCGACGAGCATCGTGCTGCGCAGTTCATCTCCACGATCGCTCTCGTCACGCCTGGCGGCACCGAGCACGTCGTGGTCGGCAGCTGGCCCGGCCGCCTCGCGCACTCGCCGGCCGGCATCGGTGGCTTCGGGTACGACCCCATCTTCATTCCCGATGCGCAGCCGGATGGCGCCGTGCGCACGGTGGCCGAGTTCACGGCGGATGAGAAGCAGGCGCAATCCCATCGGGCCCGCGCGTTCGCAGATCTGATTCCCCTCCTCGCCTCACTTTAA
- a CDS encoding dihydrofolate reductase family protein, translating into MRELTYYIGVTLDGFIAGPDDEVDFYPLTPGFEAFLGANLPDVQPSHVRASMGVGDAPLTGFDTVLMGRRTYEPALQFGITDPYAHLRTLVFSSTIVDPEDPNVEVVRTDPVSRVRALKAEEGLGIYLAGGAGLAGVLLDEIDRLIVKKYPVIAGSGIPMVGHAFAPTQFAFDDAQALDNGCVVLRYSRIRA; encoded by the coding sequence ATGCGAGAACTGACCTACTACATCGGCGTCACCCTCGACGGCTTCATCGCCGGCCCAGACGACGAAGTCGACTTCTATCCGCTGACACCGGGATTCGAAGCCTTCCTCGGAGCAAACCTGCCGGACGTCCAGCCCAGCCACGTGCGCGCGTCCATGGGCGTCGGCGACGCCCCGCTCACCGGGTTCGACACGGTGCTGATGGGTCGCAGGACGTATGAGCCGGCACTGCAGTTCGGGATCACCGACCCGTATGCGCACCTGCGCACGCTCGTGTTCAGCAGCACGATCGTCGATCCGGAGGACCCGAATGTCGAGGTCGTCCGCACGGATCCGGTGTCCCGCGTGCGTGCGCTCAAGGCGGAGGAAGGCCTGGGCATCTACCTCGCCGGCGGTGCGGGACTCGCGGGAGTGCTCCTCGACGAGATCGACCGCCTCATCGTGAAGAAGTATCCGGTGATCGCTGGTTCCGGCATCCCGATGGTCGGCCACGCATTCGCGCCGACGCAGTTCGCGTTCGACGACGCCCAGGCGCTCGACAACGGCTGCGTCGTGCTCCGGTATTCGCGCATCCGTGCGTGA